A window of Streptomyces sp. SAI-127 contains these coding sequences:
- a CDS encoding GDSL-type esterase/lipase family protein translates to MTTTWTAAHRAAAINPHENLALFESRGFTDQTVRQSLRLAGGGEAVRIHLTNRYGSTPLEIGGAHLALRTKGSGIDPGSDTPLRFSGTPTITIPAGEETISDPVELPVSAGEELTLSLYLPGDTGPTTFTAMPYDTGHAVPGNQLSATALEDPEEFATGHLLAGADVLAPAGTRIAVAFGDSWIEGAATTPGTDNSFPGQLSRRLQRGWIVNAGISGNRLLTDEIGEHLLARIDHDVLAVPGVSHVIIHIGLNDLGLPGHFAHPEPAEGPTTAEFKAGLTTLADRLHTAGLTVIGSTIGPYKGTVHEGYDTERGQAVRAEVNAWLLGDDHPFDGIVDVAAAVADPDQPDRIHDEFNAGDGLHVNDAGAKAIADAVDITLLDL, encoded by the coding sequence ATGACGACCACCTGGACCGCCGCCCACCGCGCCGCCGCCATCAACCCCCACGAAAACCTCGCCCTCTTCGAGTCCCGCGGCTTCACCGACCAGACCGTCCGCCAGTCCCTGCGCCTGGCCGGCGGCGGCGAGGCCGTCCGCATCCACCTGACCAACCGCTACGGCTCCACCCCCCTGGAGATCGGCGGCGCCCACCTCGCGCTGCGCACCAAAGGCAGCGGCATCGACCCCGGCAGCGACACCCCGCTCCGCTTCTCCGGCACCCCCACCATCACCATCCCCGCCGGCGAGGAGACGATCAGCGACCCCGTCGAACTCCCCGTGAGCGCGGGCGAGGAACTCACCCTCAGCCTCTACCTGCCGGGCGACACCGGACCGACCACCTTCACCGCCATGCCCTACGACACCGGACACGCCGTCCCCGGCAACCAACTGTCCGCCACCGCACTGGAAGACCCCGAGGAGTTCGCCACCGGCCACCTCCTCGCCGGCGCAGACGTCCTCGCCCCGGCCGGCACCCGCATCGCCGTCGCCTTCGGCGACTCCTGGATCGAAGGCGCCGCCACCACCCCCGGCACCGACAACAGCTTTCCCGGACAGCTCAGCCGCCGCCTGCAACGCGGCTGGATCGTCAACGCGGGCATCTCCGGCAACCGGCTCCTCACCGACGAGATCGGCGAGCACCTCCTGGCCCGCATCGACCACGACGTCCTCGCCGTCCCCGGCGTCAGCCACGTCATCATCCACATCGGGCTCAACGACCTCGGCCTGCCCGGTCACTTCGCCCACCCGGAACCCGCCGAAGGCCCCACCACGGCCGAGTTCAAGGCCGGCCTCACCACCCTCGCCGACCGCCTCCACACCGCCGGACTCACCGTCATCGGCTCCACGATCGGCCCCTACAAGGGCACCGTCCACGAGGGCTACGACACCGAGCGCGGCCAGGCCGTACGCGCCGAGGTCAACGCCTGGCTGCTCGGCGACGACCACCCCTTCGACGGGATCGTGGACGTGGCCGCCGCCGTCGCGGACCCGGACCAACCCGACCGGATCCACGACGAGTTCAACGCCGGCGACGGCCTGCACGTCAACGACGCCGGCGCGAAAGCCATCGCCGACGCCGTGGACATCACCCTGCTGGACCTCTAG
- a CDS encoding ABC transporter ATP-binding protein, with the protein MTALLEVEDLRVSYGKIEAVKGISFSVEAGQVVTLIGTNGAGKTTTLRTLSGLLKPTSGKILFDGKPLAGIPAHKIVSFGLAHSPEGRHIFPRLTIFENLQLGAFLRKDKEGIEKDVQRTYELFPILGERRNQAAGTLSGGEQQMLAMGRALMSQPKLLMLDEPSMGLSPIMMQKIMSTIVELKSQGTTILLVEQNAQAALSLADQGHVMEVGNIVLSGTGQDLLHDESVRKAYLGED; encoded by the coding sequence GTGACCGCACTCCTCGAAGTCGAGGACCTCCGGGTCTCCTACGGCAAGATCGAAGCCGTCAAAGGCATCTCCTTCAGCGTCGAAGCCGGCCAGGTCGTCACCCTCATCGGCACCAACGGCGCCGGAAAGACCACGACACTGCGCACGCTCTCGGGCCTGCTGAAGCCGACCTCCGGCAAGATCCTCTTCGACGGCAAGCCCCTGGCCGGCATTCCCGCCCACAAGATCGTCTCCTTCGGACTCGCCCACTCCCCCGAAGGCCGGCACATCTTCCCCCGCCTGACGATCTTCGAGAACCTCCAGCTCGGAGCCTTCCTCCGCAAGGACAAGGAGGGCATCGAAAAGGACGTACAGCGCACCTACGAGCTCTTCCCGATCCTCGGCGAACGCCGCAACCAGGCGGCAGGCACGCTCTCCGGCGGCGAACAGCAGATGCTGGCCATGGGCCGCGCGCTCATGTCCCAGCCCAAGCTCCTGATGCTCGACGAGCCCTCCATGGGCCTCTCCCCGATCATGATGCAGAAGATCATGTCGACCATCGTCGAGCTGAAGTCCCAGGGCACGACGATCCTCCTCGTCGAGCAGAACGCCCAGGCGGCGCTCTCGCTCGCCGACCAGGGACACGTCATGGAAGTCGGCAACATCGTCCTGTCCGGCACCGGACAAGACCTCCTCCACGACGAGTCGGTCCGCAAGGCATACCTCGGCGAAGACTGA
- a CDS encoding response regulator has protein sequence MTAPESPQPVDAPDDDKSHVPPLTTRVVIAEDEALIRLDLKEMLEEEGYSVVGEAGDGEQAVELAREHKPDLVILDVKMPKLDGISAAEKIAEERIAPVLMLTAFSQRDLVERARDAGAMAYLVKPFSKSDVVPAIEMAVSRFTELRELENEVADLTLRLETRKLVDRAKSILQTSYGLTEPAAFRWIQKTSMDRRMSMQQVAEAVIQDADEKKANKG, from the coding sequence GTGACCGCCCCCGAGTCGCCCCAGCCCGTAGACGCGCCCGACGACGACAAGTCGCACGTGCCTCCGCTGACGACCCGTGTCGTCATTGCCGAGGACGAGGCCCTGATCCGGCTCGACCTCAAAGAGATGCTGGAGGAAGAGGGCTACAGCGTCGTAGGCGAGGCCGGTGACGGTGAGCAGGCCGTCGAGCTCGCCCGTGAGCACAAGCCGGACCTCGTCATCCTCGATGTGAAGATGCCCAAGCTGGACGGGATCTCCGCGGCCGAGAAGATCGCCGAGGAGCGGATCGCCCCGGTGCTGATGCTCACCGCCTTCTCGCAGCGGGACCTGGTGGAGCGGGCCCGTGACGCCGGTGCGATGGCGTATCTCGTGAAGCCCTTCAGCAAGAGTGATGTCGTGCCGGCGATCGAGATGGCTGTCTCGCGGTTCACGGAGCTCAGGGAGCTGGAGAACGAGGTCGCGGACCTCACCCTGCGCCTGGAGACCCGCAAGCTCGTCGACCGGGCGAAGTCGATTCTTCAGACGTCGTACGGGCTGACCGAGCCCGCCGCGTTCCGGTGGATCCAGAAGACCTCGATGGACCGGCGCATGTCGATGCAGCAGGTCGCGGAGGCCGTGATCCAGGACGCGGACGAGAAGAAGGCCAACAAGGGCTGA
- a CDS encoding aminotransferase class V-fold PLP-dependent enzyme, which produces MNTPPLASGPEGRDALRPLLDTVLDALEEGARLRGGPLPAGGPGAVADRVRDALGDVLPDEGDPDAIRHLVRAFAEGAADPADPLCAAHLHCPPLAVAAAADLAASVLNPSLDSWDQAPAASELEALVTRHLASEVYGNPPRGAGNCATSPHHPAADDDALVTTGGTESNQLALLLAREIHGPGVQLICGENAHHSLPRAAWLLGMPHPVTLPTLDPAALESTLTTLQGQGPLLVAATAGTTDTGHIDPLPEIARLCAAHRTRLHIDAAYGGALLFSDRHRGKLDGLTAADTVTLDLHKLGWQPVAAGLLAVRNGNDLTALHQRADYLNADDDTEAGLPDLLGRSLRTTRRPDILKIAVTLKTLGRTGLGALVDQVCERAREFAQLVHDHPGFELHEPPTISTVLFRPASATDDAVAAVRRKLLTDGRAVLGRARAANRLWLKVTLLNPTTQPADLAGLLQLVEGTTPR; this is translated from the coding sequence ATGAACACGCCGCCCCTGGCCTCGGGCCCCGAAGGCCGTGACGCCCTGCGCCCGTTGCTCGACACGGTTCTCGACGCGCTGGAGGAGGGGGCCCGCCTGAGGGGCGGCCCCCTGCCCGCGGGTGGACCGGGGGCGGTCGCGGATCGGGTGCGGGACGCGCTGGGGGATGTCCTCCCGGACGAGGGAGATCCGGACGCCATACGGCACCTGGTGCGCGCCTTCGCGGAAGGCGCCGCCGACCCCGCCGACCCCCTCTGCGCGGCCCACCTGCACTGCCCACCCCTTGCGGTGGCCGCAGCGGCAGACCTGGCCGCTTCAGTGCTGAATCCGTCCCTCGACTCCTGGGACCAGGCTCCGGCGGCGTCAGAGCTGGAGGCACTGGTGACACGGCACCTTGCGAGTGAGGTGTACGGCAACCCACCCAGGGGCGCGGGGAACTGCGCGACCAGCCCCCACCATCCCGCAGCCGACGACGATGCCCTGGTAACAACCGGCGGCACCGAATCCAACCAGCTCGCCCTTCTCCTGGCCCGCGAAATCCACGGCCCCGGTGTCCAGCTGATCTGCGGCGAAAACGCCCACCACTCGCTCCCACGCGCCGCCTGGCTGCTCGGGATGCCCCACCCCGTCACCCTCCCCACCCTCGACCCCGCAGCCCTGGAAAGCACCCTCACGACTCTCCAAGGCCAAGGCCCCCTCCTGGTCGCCGCCACCGCAGGCACCACGGACACCGGCCACATCGATCCCCTCCCCGAGATCGCCCGCCTCTGCGCGGCCCACAGAACACGGCTGCACATTGACGCGGCCTACGGCGGAGCCCTCCTCTTCAGCGACCGGCATCGAGGGAAGCTCGACGGACTCACCGCCGCCGACACCGTCACCCTCGACCTGCACAAACTCGGCTGGCAACCGGTCGCCGCAGGACTCCTCGCCGTCCGCAACGGCAACGACCTCACCGCCCTCCACCAACGCGCCGACTACCTCAACGCCGACGACGACACCGAGGCCGGCCTCCCCGACCTCCTCGGCCGCTCCCTGCGCACCACCCGCCGCCCCGACATCCTCAAGATCGCCGTCACCCTGAAAACCCTGGGACGCACAGGACTCGGCGCACTGGTCGACCAAGTCTGCGAGCGAGCACGGGAGTTCGCGCAGCTCGTCCACGACCACCCCGGATTCGAACTCCACGAACCCCCCACCATCAGCACGGTCCTGTTCCGACCGGCGAGTGCCACCGACGACGCCGTAGCCGCCGTACGCCGAAAACTCCTCACCGACGGCCGCGCCGTCCTCGGCCGAGCCCGCGCAGCAAACCGGCTCTGGCTCAAGGTCACCCTCCTCAACCCCACCACGCAGCCGGCCGACCTCGCCGGACTCCTGCAACTCGTGGAAGGAACCACCCCCCGATGA
- a CDS encoding helix-turn-helix domain-containing protein — protein sequence MNFHGTEVRQKALALLRGGARNAEVARKFSVPPGTIAYWKHLDRAKRGECPGRHDPKCPRCDGRDLDTAAYSYLLGLYLGDGHISRYSQHRVPNLMIACDESWPGLMDACEQAMRKVFPDNAVCRVRKTGCRNVKVYSKHLHCMFPQHGPGKKHERHIAFEPWQQTIVDAHPWEFIRGLIHSDGCRITNWTTRLVAGERKRYEYPRYFFSNKSDDIRRLFTNTLDQVGVEWTTLARGSDPFNISIARKSSVALMDTHVGPKH from the coding sequence ATGAATTTTCACGGCACTGAGGTTCGACAGAAGGCGCTGGCACTGCTGCGTGGCGGCGCCAGAAACGCAGAAGTCGCTCGGAAGTTCAGCGTTCCACCCGGCACCATCGCCTACTGGAAACACCTGGACCGGGCGAAGCGCGGAGAGTGCCCGGGGAGACACGACCCGAAGTGCCCGCGATGCGATGGCAGAGACCTCGACACAGCGGCATACAGCTACTTGCTCGGCCTCTACTTGGGCGACGGCCACATCAGCCGCTATTCCCAACACCGGGTGCCCAACCTCATGATCGCGTGCGATGAGTCCTGGCCCGGCCTGATGGACGCCTGCGAGCAGGCGATGCGCAAGGTGTTTCCCGACAACGCAGTCTGCCGCGTCCGCAAGACCGGCTGCCGCAATGTGAAGGTCTACTCGAAGCACCTGCACTGCATGTTCCCCCAGCACGGCCCCGGCAAGAAGCACGAGCGCCACATCGCCTTCGAACCCTGGCAGCAGACCATCGTCGACGCCCACCCCTGGGAGTTCATCCGCGGCCTCATCCACTCCGACGGATGCCGCATCACCAACTGGACCACTCGCCTCGTGGCCGGTGAACGCAAGCGCTACGAATACCCCCGGTACTTCTTCTCCAACAAGTCCGACGACATCCGGCGGCTCTTCACCAACACCCTCGACCAGGTCGGTGTCGAGTGGACCACCCTCGCTCGCGGCAGCGACCCCTTCAACATCTCCATCGCCCGCAAATCCTCAGTCGCCCTCATGGACACCCACGTAGGCCCCAAGCACTGA
- the pyk gene encoding pyruvate kinase: MRRAKIVCTLGPATHSYDQIKALVDAGMDVARFNLSHGSYAEHEERYHHVRKAADETGRSVGLLADLQGPKIRLGHFTEGPVLLERGDTFTITVEEGAEGDQRSCGTTYGGLAEDVAVGERILVDDGKVCLEVTSVEGPRVHTRVVEGGMVSDHKGLNLPGVAVSVPALSKKDEEDLRWALRMGFDVIALSFVRSGRDIVGVHRIMDESGRRLPVIAKVEKPQAVEEIDDIVAAFDGIMVARGDLGVEMPLEQVPLVQKRAIKLAKRNAKPVIVATQMLDSMIENSRPTRAEASDVANAVIDGTDAVMLSGETSVGKYAVETVRTMAKIVAAAEEDILAKGLPPLTEHNKPRTQGGAVARAAAEMGDFLGAKFLVAFTQSGDTVKRLSRYRSPIPLLAFTPEPATRSQLSLTWGVETFLGPHVDSTDAMVDQVDELLLKYGRCEKGDVVVITAGSPPGVSGSTNLVRVHHIGEDDSPK; encoded by the coding sequence ATGCGCCGAGCAAAGATCGTCTGCACCCTGGGCCCCGCCACCCACTCGTACGACCAGATCAAAGCCCTGGTCGACGCCGGAATGGACGTAGCCCGCTTCAACCTCAGCCACGGCAGCTACGCCGAACACGAGGAGCGCTACCACCACGTCCGCAAGGCCGCCGACGAGACCGGCCGCAGCGTGGGCCTCCTCGCCGACCTTCAAGGCCCGAAGATCCGCCTCGGCCACTTCACCGAAGGACCCGTACTCCTTGAACGCGGCGACACCTTCACCATCACGGTGGAAGAGGGCGCGGAGGGGGACCAGCGGTCCTGCGGCACGACGTACGGCGGACTCGCCGAGGATGTCGCTGTGGGTGAGCGCATCCTCGTCGACGACGGCAAGGTCTGCCTCGAGGTCACGTCGGTGGAGGGCCCCCGCGTCCACACCAGGGTGGTCGAGGGCGGCATGGTCTCCGACCACAAGGGCCTGAACCTCCCGGGTGTGGCGGTCTCGGTCCCGGCGCTTTCGAAGAAGGACGAGGAGGACCTCCGCTGGGCCCTGCGCATGGGCTTCGACGTGATCGCCCTGTCCTTCGTGAGAAGTGGCCGCGACATCGTGGGCGTCCACCGGATCATGGACGAGTCGGGGCGCCGGCTGCCGGTGATCGCCAAGGTGGAGAAGCCGCAGGCGGTCGAGGAGATCGACGACATCGTCGCGGCCTTCGACGGCATCATGGTGGCCCGCGGTGACCTGGGCGTGGAGATGCCGCTGGAGCAGGTGCCGCTCGTCCAGAAGCGGGCGATCAAACTGGCCAAGCGGAACGCCAAGCCGGTGATCGTGGCGACGCAGATGCTGGACTCGATGATCGAGAACTCGCGCCCGACGCGCGCGGAGGCCTCTGACGTGGCCAACGCGGTGATCGACGGCACGGACGCGGTGATGCTGTCGGGGGAGACGAGCGTCGGCAAGTACGCGGTCGAGACGGTCCGGACGATGGCGAAGATCGTGGCGGCGGCGGAGGAGGACATCCTCGCGAAGGGGCTGCCGCCGCTGACGGAACACAACAAGCCGCGGACGCAAGGGGGCGCTGTCGCCCGGGCGGCGGCGGAGATGGGCGACTTCCTGGGCGCGAAGTTCCTGGTCGCGTTCACGCAGAGCGGGGACACGGTGAAGCGGTTGTCTCGTTACCGCTCCCCGATCCCTCTCCTGGCCTTCACCCCGGAGCCCGCAACCCGCTCGCAGCTGAGTCTGACGTGGGGTGTGGAGACGTTCCTCGGCCCGCATGTCGACTCCACGGACGCGATGGTGGACCAGGTGGACGAGCTGCTACTGAAGTACGGCCGCTGCGAGAAGGGCGACGTGGTCGTGATCACGGCCGGCTCGCCACCCGGGGTGTCCGGCTCGACGAACCTGGTCCGGGTACACCACATCGGCGAGGACGACAGTCCCAAGTAG
- a CDS encoding 5'-nucleotidase C-terminal domain-containing protein — MPLNRRKFLEKSAVTGAGVALAGAVGAPAAQAAEAKMGHEKRYSLTVMGTTDLHGHVFNWDYFKDAEYKDSAGNAQGLSRISTLVNQVRAEKGRCNTLLLDAGDTIQGTPLTYYYAKVDPITAKGGPVHPMAAAMNAIGYDAVALGNHEFNYGIETLRKFEEQCDFPLLGANALDAKTLKPAFPPYFIKKFHVKGAPPVKVAVLGLTNPGIAIWDKAYVQGKLTFPGLEEQAAKWVPKLRSLGADVVVVSAHSGSSGTSSYGDQLPYVENSAALVAQQVPGIDAILVGHAHVEIPELKVTNTKTGKTVVLSEPLAYAERLSLFDIELVFVKGRWSVESVSSKVLNSNSVADDPKITKLLKADHDVVVKYVNQVVGTATQTLTTVEARYKDAPIIDLITKVQEDVVRAALAGTEYASLPVIAQASPFSRTSEIPAGKVTIRDLSSLYVYDNTLVAKLLTGAQLRAYLEYSAEYFVRTAAGAAVDVEKLTNANNRPDYNYDYVSGLSYDIDIAQVAGSRIKNLTYNGAALDDAQKFVFAVNNYRANGGGAFPHVASATEVWSESTEIRTRIAEWVTAKGVLDPKDFASVDWRLTRDGTPVF; from the coding sequence ATGCCCTTGAACCGCAGGAAGTTCCTGGAGAAGTCCGCCGTGACCGGTGCGGGTGTCGCGCTGGCGGGTGCCGTGGGCGCTCCGGCGGCTCAGGCCGCGGAGGCGAAGATGGGACACGAGAAGCGGTACTCCCTGACGGTGATGGGCACGACCGATCTGCACGGTCATGTCTTCAACTGGGACTACTTCAAGGACGCGGAGTACAAGGACTCGGCGGGCAACGCGCAGGGTCTGTCCCGGATCTCGACGCTGGTGAACCAGGTCCGTGCGGAGAAGGGCCGCTGCAACACGCTGCTCCTTGACGCGGGCGACACGATCCAGGGGACGCCGCTGACGTACTACTACGCGAAGGTCGACCCGATCACGGCCAAGGGCGGTCCCGTCCACCCGATGGCCGCGGCCATGAACGCCATCGGGTACGACGCCGTGGCGCTGGGCAATCACGAGTTCAACTACGGCATCGAGACGCTGCGGAAGTTCGAGGAGCAGTGCGACTTCCCGCTGCTGGGTGCGAACGCGCTGGACGCGAAGACGCTGAAGCCCGCTTTCCCGCCGTACTTCATCAAGAAGTTCCATGTGAAGGGCGCGCCGCCGGTGAAGGTCGCGGTGCTGGGTCTGACCAACCCGGGTATCGCGATCTGGGACAAGGCCTATGTGCAGGGCAAGTTGACGTTCCCGGGGCTTGAGGAGCAGGCGGCGAAGTGGGTGCCGAAGCTGCGGTCGCTGGGTGCGGACGTGGTGGTCGTGTCGGCGCACTCGGGTTCGTCGGGGACGTCGTCGTACGGTGACCAGTTGCCGTACGTCGAGAACTCGGCGGCGTTGGTGGCGCAGCAGGTGCCGGGGATCGACGCGATTCTGGTCGGGCATGCGCATGTGGAGATTCCGGAGCTGAAGGTCACCAACACGAAGACCGGGAAGACGGTCGTGTTGTCGGAGCCGTTGGCGTATGCGGAGCGGTTGTCGCTGTTCGACATCGAGTTGGTTTTCGTGAAGGGCCGTTGGTCGGTCGAGTCGGTCTCGTCCAAGGTGCTCAACTCGAACTCGGTCGCGGACGACCCGAAGATCACCAAGCTGTTGAAGGCCGACCATGACGTGGTCGTGAAGTACGTCAACCAGGTCGTCGGTACGGCGACGCAGACGTTGACGACGGTCGAGGCGCGTTACAAGGACGCTCCGATCATCGACCTGATCACGAAGGTCCAGGAGGATGTGGTCAGGGCGGCGCTGGCGGGCACGGAGTACGCCTCGCTGCCGGTGATCGCGCAGGCGTCGCCGTTCTCGCGGACCTCGGAGATCCCGGCGGGCAAGGTGACGATCCGGGATCTGTCCAGCCTGTACGTGTACGACAACACGCTGGTGGCGAAGCTGCTGACGGGTGCGCAGCTCAGGGCGTACCTGGAGTACTCGGCGGAGTATTTCGTGCGGACGGCGGCGGGTGCGGCGGTCGACGTGGAGAAGCTGACGAACGCGAACAATCGTCCGGACTACAACTACGACTACGTGTCGGGGCTGTCGTACGACATCGACATCGCGCAGGTGGCCGGTTCGCGGATCAAGAATCTGACGTACAACGGTGCCGCGTTGGACGACGCTCAGAAGTTCGTGTTCGCGGTGAACAACTACCGGGCGAACGGTGGCGGCGCGTTCCCGCATGTGGCCTCCGCAACCGAGGTGTGGTCGGAGTCGACGGAGATCCGGACGCGGATCGCGGAGTGGGTGACCGCGAAGGGTGTGCTGGACCCGAAGGACTTCGCGTCGGTGGACTGGAGGCTCACGCGCGACGGTACGCCTGTGTTCTAG
- a CDS encoding SidA/IucD/PvdA family monooxygenase, translating into MNPRPPHHEPDAPRDLVGIGIGPFNLSLAALAQPLTALDAVFYEQRPAFGWHPGLLIDGATIQVPFLADLVTLADPASHWSFLNYLKTRERLFPFYFAERFHIQRAEYDAYCRWVAENLPGLHFHHQVDAVRFNPERDVFEVDFTQLDTDGEAEALGRTYTKNIVLGIGTEPHVPEPLKPLVEAPGVPVIHATDYLAHRRTLLAADHITVVGSGQSGAEVFLDLLRNRPTGHEGLHWLGRTEAFAPMEYSKLGLEHFTPDYTRYFHALSESVRDRLGTTQWQLHRGIDTDTIAAIHDELYRRTLHGGWPDAVLTPGVRVRTAGRISTTKIELHLEHIQQGTRSRLTTDAVVLATGHRERPLDRILAGLDPYLRRDSRERPRVDEHFRLVLDPSISGADCHVYVQNAERHTHGVGTPDLGLAAWRSATILNTVTGKDAYPLPARTAFTTFGLEHRPQIPPARQAPTLTPLLEGR; encoded by the coding sequence ATGAACCCCCGCCCCCCACACCACGAGCCCGACGCACCCCGCGACCTCGTCGGCATCGGCATCGGCCCCTTCAACCTCTCCCTCGCCGCCCTCGCCCAGCCCCTCACCGCCCTCGACGCCGTCTTCTACGAACAGCGCCCCGCCTTCGGCTGGCACCCCGGGCTGCTCATCGACGGCGCCACCATCCAAGTCCCGTTCCTCGCCGACCTGGTGACCCTCGCCGACCCCGCCAGCCACTGGAGCTTCCTCAACTACCTCAAGACCCGCGAGCGCCTCTTCCCCTTCTACTTCGCCGAGCGCTTCCACATCCAGCGCGCCGAATACGACGCCTACTGCCGCTGGGTCGCCGAGAACCTCCCCGGCCTGCACTTCCACCACCAGGTCGACGCCGTCCGCTTCAACCCCGAACGCGACGTCTTCGAAGTCGACTTCACCCAGCTCGACACCGACGGCGAAGCCGAAGCACTCGGCCGGACGTACACGAAGAACATCGTCCTCGGCATCGGCACCGAACCCCACGTACCCGAGCCCCTCAAACCCCTCGTCGAGGCCCCCGGCGTGCCCGTCATCCACGCCACCGACTACCTCGCCCACCGCCGGACCCTCCTCGCCGCCGACCACATCACCGTCGTCGGCTCGGGACAGTCCGGCGCCGAGGTCTTCCTCGACCTGCTCCGCAACCGCCCCACCGGTCACGAAGGCCTCCACTGGCTCGGCCGCACCGAAGCCTTCGCACCCATGGAGTACTCAAAACTCGGCCTCGAACACTTCACCCCCGACTACACCCGCTACTTCCACGCCCTCTCGGAAAGCGTCCGCGACCGACTCGGCACCACCCAGTGGCAGCTCCACCGCGGCATCGACACCGACACCATCGCCGCCATCCACGACGAGCTCTACCGCCGCACCCTGCACGGCGGCTGGCCCGACGCCGTCCTCACCCCGGGCGTCCGCGTCCGCACCGCGGGCAGAATCTCCACAACGAAGATCGAACTCCACCTGGAACACATCCAGCAGGGCACCCGCTCCCGCCTCACCACCGACGCCGTCGTCCTCGCCACCGGCCACCGCGAACGCCCCCTCGACCGCATCCTCGCCGGACTCGACCCCTACCTGCGCCGCGACAGCCGCGAACGCCCCCGCGTCGACGAACACTTCCGCCTCGTCCTCGACCCGTCCATCTCCGGCGCCGACTGCCACGTCTACGTCCAGAACGCCGAACGCCACACCCACGGCGTCGGCACCCCCGACCTCGGACTCGCCGCCTGGCGCAGCGCCACCATCCTCAACACCGTCACCGGCAAGGACGCCTACCCCCTCCCCGCCCGCACGGCCTTCACCACCTTCGGCCTCGAACACCGCCCCCAGATCCCACCCGCCCGACAGGCCCCCACCCTCACCCCCCTGCTCGAGGGACGGTAA
- a CDS encoding SIMPL domain-containing protein, whose amino-acid sequence MTVPYGTPDAPRIAVRGEAHLEVDPEIARIGVTVAARGKDRRTALDDLTRRNAGVLDLLKSYGDAVERLETGSFSVTPELKEHGRGERVHAYHGRVHITAELTDFTALGELTTRLADQELTTVDGPWWALRRDSPAYREARQQAVREAVQRAREYAEALGTSLAALVELADIGAEDPEPRFVGKASRARSMAYEAAADTSAAPLDLEPQRQHVHAQVNARFTMAPPRL is encoded by the coding sequence ATGACCGTTCCCTACGGCACCCCCGACGCCCCCCGCATCGCCGTCCGCGGCGAGGCCCACCTCGAAGTCGACCCCGAGATCGCCCGCATCGGCGTCACCGTCGCCGCCCGCGGCAAGGACCGCCGCACCGCCCTCGACGACCTCACCCGCCGCAACGCCGGCGTCCTGGACCTGCTGAAGTCCTACGGCGACGCAGTCGAACGCCTGGAAACCGGCTCCTTCTCGGTCACCCCGGAACTCAAGGAACACGGCCGCGGCGAACGCGTCCACGCCTACCACGGCCGCGTCCACATCACGGCGGAACTGACCGACTTCACCGCACTGGGTGAACTCACGACCAGGCTGGCCGACCAGGAGTTGACGACGGTCGACGGCCCATGGTGGGCCCTCCGACGGGACTCACCCGCCTACCGCGAAGCCCGGCAACAGGCCGTACGGGAAGCGGTCCAGCGGGCGAGGGAGTACGCGGAAGCGCTGGGCACGTCGCTGGCGGCCCTTGTCGAACTCGCCGACATCGGCGCCGAGGACCCCGAACCCCGCTTCGTCGGCAAGGCCAGCCGCGCACGCTCCATGGCCTACGAAGCCGCGGCGGACACCTCAGCCGCCCCCCTCGACCTCGAACCCCAACGCCAACACGTCCACGCCCAGGTCAACGCACGCTTCACCATGGCACCGCCGAGGCTGTGA